A single region of the Anguilla anguilla isolate fAngAng1 chromosome 17, fAngAng1.pri, whole genome shotgun sequence genome encodes:
- the LOC118216328 gene encoding zona pellucida sperm-binding protein 4-like isoform X1, which translates to MRLVVCAMLVFLAQGVQSGDFALRSQDAKPSVTCTSRHIHAQFGLAVQNNLQVKDDEFRIPVHDTKEKCGVKSVQEEDGQLSFYSLYDSCYSHIEGDSVLVALEVQVGKEGPWYRVNISCPLSQYKAPDLKLISGTCRIQKSLRVSCGPQGISRDACLKLGCCFCRFKSICYHRIDACSLDGNFVFSVNTSDFQLPIALSSLRVKGQPQCTPVATSTDQAVFKFGVTECGAKRVVLGKVVRYEVEVEALPLVLTEARDSPFRLQVRCLYAGSVRLQTSLLSKDPTKPPLVSAVGTPKVRMRIARDGSFSSFVPEDELPLELSLRTPVHVEVSFARPSQNPGDSLRLRDCFAFPASRHSLWTLLHNGCPNPLDSERSSVLLGRWGQSLSQVRRFDVKTFAFIDPKTGEPSMEELYFYCWVEICTEEEECEQQCPTLCECLILTHGSGRMRREYKSDRVSQLVFFGPVLLGQNSSGWEEIHGPEIAVPAAIVYQMLSVCSLSVTCASALFLLLFCVWSKARESRQSRRSHGEPGIGTETEVAASVIG; encoded by the exons atgaggcTGGTAGTGTGTGCGATGCTGGTTTTCCTAGCGCAGGGTGTCCAAAGCGGCGACTTTGCTCTCCGGTCCCAGGATGCCAAGCCATCCGTCACCTGCACCAGCCGCCATATTCACGCGCAGTTCGGCCTAGCTGTACAAAACAACCTACAAGTTAAGG atGATGAGTTCAGGATCCCGGTACATGATACTAAGGAAAAATGCGGCGTGAAATCGGTGCAAGAGGAAGACGGACAGCTGTCCTTCTACAGTCTTTATGACAGCTGCTATTCTCATATTGAG gGTGACTCAGTATTAGTGGCTCTGGAGGTACAAGTGGGGAAAGAAGGTCCGTGGTACCGGGTGAACATCAGTTGTCCTCTTAGTCAATACAAAGCTCCCGACCTTAAAC TGATTTCAGGAACTTGCAGAATACAGAAGTCCTTGAGGGTGTCCTGTGGACCCCAGGGCATCTCTCGAGATGCCTGTCTGAAACTTGGATGCTGCTTCTGCCGTTTTAAATCCATTTGTTATCACAGAATTGACG CCTGCTCCTTGGATGGAAACTTTGTGTTCTCAGTGAATACTTCAGACTTTCAGCTTCCCATTGCCCTCAGCAGCctcagggtcaaaggtcagccccAGTGTACCCCAGTAGCTACCAGCACAGACCAGGCAGTCTTCAAATTTGGGGTGACAGAGTGTGGCGCAAAGAGAGTG GTACTTGGGAAGGTGGTGAGGTATGAAGTGGAGGTAGAGGCACTGCCACTGGTTCTGACTGAAGCCAGAGATTCACCTTTCAG ACTGCAGGTCCGGTGTCTGTACGCTGGGTCAGTGAGGCTGCAGACCAGCCTGCTGTCCAAGGACCCCACTAAACCCCCTCTTGTCTCTGCAGTGGGAACTCCCAAAGTGAGGATGAGAATAGCTAGAG ATGGCTCCTTCTCCTCTTTTGTACCTGAGGACGAGCTGCCTTTGGAGCTGTCCCTGCGAACCCCTGTGCACGTGGAGGTGTCTTTTGCCAGGCCCTCCCAGAATCCTGGAGACTCTCTACGCCTGCGAGACTGCTTTGCCTTCCCAGCTTCCAGGCACTCACTCTGGACGCTGCtgcataatgg GTGTCCCAACCCTCTGGACAGTGAGAGGAGCTCTGTGCTCCTGGGTCGCTGGGGACAGTCTCTGTCTCAGGTCAGGAGGTTTGATGTGAAAACATTTGCCTTCATTGACCCCAAGACTGGAGAGCCAAGTATGGAAGAG CTGTATTTCTACTGCTGGGTGGAGATTTGTACAGAGGAAGAAGAATGTGAACAGCAGTGCCCAAccctgtgtgagtgtctgaTCCTCA CTCATGGCAGTGGTAGGATGAGGAGGGAGTACAAATCAGATCGAGTCTCACAACTTGTGTTCTTTGGCCCGGTTCTGTTGGGCCAGAACAGCAGCGGATGGGAGGAAATTCATGGGCCCGAGATTGCAGTTCCTGCCGCGATAG tgTATCAGATGTTGTCTGTatgctccctctctgtcaccTGTGCCTCCgctcttttcctcctcctcttttgtgTGTGGTCTAAAGCGAGGGAAAGCCGCCAAAGTCGCCGCTCACACGGGGAGCCGGGCATCGGCACGGAAACGGAGGTGGCCgcctctgtgattggctga
- the LOC118216328 gene encoding zona pellucida sperm-binding protein 4-like isoform X4 has product MCSDDEFRIPVHDTKEKCGVKSVQEEDGQLSFYSLYDSCYSHIEGDSVLVALEVQVGKEGPWYRVNISCPLSQYKAPDLKLISGTCRIQKSLRVSCGPQGISRDACLKLGCCFCRFKSICYHRIDACSLDGNFVFSVNTSDFQLPIALSSLRVKGQPQCTPVATSTDQAVFKFGVTECGAKRVVLGKVVRYEVEVEALPLVLTEARDSPFRLQVRCLYAGSVRLQTSLLSKDPTKPPLVSAVGTPKVRMRIARDGSFSSFVPEDELPLELSLRTPVHVEVSFARPSQNPGDSLRLRDCFAFPASRHSLWTLLHNGCPNPLDSERSSVLLGRWGQSLSQVRRFDVKTFAFIDPKTGEPSMEELYFYCWVEICTEEEECEQQCPTLCECLILTHGSGRMRREYKSDRVSQLVFFGPVLLGQNSSGWEEIHGPEIAVPAAIVYQMLSVCSLSVTCASALFLLLFCVWSKARESRQSRRSHGEPGIGTETEVAASVIG; this is encoded by the exons ATGTGCAGCG atGATGAGTTCAGGATCCCGGTACATGATACTAAGGAAAAATGCGGCGTGAAATCGGTGCAAGAGGAAGACGGACAGCTGTCCTTCTACAGTCTTTATGACAGCTGCTATTCTCATATTGAG gGTGACTCAGTATTAGTGGCTCTGGAGGTACAAGTGGGGAAAGAAGGTCCGTGGTACCGGGTGAACATCAGTTGTCCTCTTAGTCAATACAAAGCTCCCGACCTTAAAC TGATTTCAGGAACTTGCAGAATACAGAAGTCCTTGAGGGTGTCCTGTGGACCCCAGGGCATCTCTCGAGATGCCTGTCTGAAACTTGGATGCTGCTTCTGCCGTTTTAAATCCATTTGTTATCACAGAATTGACG CCTGCTCCTTGGATGGAAACTTTGTGTTCTCAGTGAATACTTCAGACTTTCAGCTTCCCATTGCCCTCAGCAGCctcagggtcaaaggtcagccccAGTGTACCCCAGTAGCTACCAGCACAGACCAGGCAGTCTTCAAATTTGGGGTGACAGAGTGTGGCGCAAAGAGAGTG GTACTTGGGAAGGTGGTGAGGTATGAAGTGGAGGTAGAGGCACTGCCACTGGTTCTGACTGAAGCCAGAGATTCACCTTTCAG ACTGCAGGTCCGGTGTCTGTACGCTGGGTCAGTGAGGCTGCAGACCAGCCTGCTGTCCAAGGACCCCACTAAACCCCCTCTTGTCTCTGCAGTGGGAACTCCCAAAGTGAGGATGAGAATAGCTAGAG ATGGCTCCTTCTCCTCTTTTGTACCTGAGGACGAGCTGCCTTTGGAGCTGTCCCTGCGAACCCCTGTGCACGTGGAGGTGTCTTTTGCCAGGCCCTCCCAGAATCCTGGAGACTCTCTACGCCTGCGAGACTGCTTTGCCTTCCCAGCTTCCAGGCACTCACTCTGGACGCTGCtgcataatgg GTGTCCCAACCCTCTGGACAGTGAGAGGAGCTCTGTGCTCCTGGGTCGCTGGGGACAGTCTCTGTCTCAGGTCAGGAGGTTTGATGTGAAAACATTTGCCTTCATTGACCCCAAGACTGGAGAGCCAAGTATGGAAGAG CTGTATTTCTACTGCTGGGTGGAGATTTGTACAGAGGAAGAAGAATGTGAACAGCAGTGCCCAAccctgtgtgagtgtctgaTCCTCA CTCATGGCAGTGGTAGGATGAGGAGGGAGTACAAATCAGATCGAGTCTCACAACTTGTGTTCTTTGGCCCGGTTCTGTTGGGCCAGAACAGCAGCGGATGGGAGGAAATTCATGGGCCCGAGATTGCAGTTCCTGCCGCGATAG tgTATCAGATGTTGTCTGTatgctccctctctgtcaccTGTGCCTCCgctcttttcctcctcctcttttgtgTGTGGTCTAAAGCGAGGGAAAGCCGCCAAAGTCGCCGCTCACACGGGGAGCCGGGCATCGGCACGGAAACGGAGGTGGCCgcctctgtgattggctga
- the LOC118216328 gene encoding zona pellucida sperm-binding protein 4-like isoform X3 yields MRLVVCAMLVFLAQGVQSGDFALRSQDAKPSVTCTSRHIHAQFGLAVQNNLQVKDDEFRIPVHDTKEKCGVKSVQEEDGQLSFYSLYDSCYSHIEGDSVLVALEVQVGKEGPWYRVNISCPLSQYKAPDLKPCSLDGNFVFSVNTSDFQLPIALSSLRVKGQPQCTPVATSTDQAVFKFGVTECGAKRVVLGKVVRYEVEVEALPLVLTEARDSPFRLQVRCLYAGSVRLQTSLLSKDPTKPPLVSAVGTPKVRMRIARDGSFSSFVPEDELPLELSLRTPVHVEVSFARPSQNPGDSLRLRDCFAFPASRHSLWTLLHNGCPNPLDSERSSVLLGRWGQSLSQVRRFDVKTFAFIDPKTGEPSMEELYFYCWVEICTEEEECEQQCPTLCECLILTHGSGRMRREYKSDRVSQLVFFGPVLLGQNSSGWEEIHGPEIAVPAAIVYQMLSVCSLSVTCASALFLLLFCVWSKARESRQSRRSHGEPGIGTETEVAASVIG; encoded by the exons atgaggcTGGTAGTGTGTGCGATGCTGGTTTTCCTAGCGCAGGGTGTCCAAAGCGGCGACTTTGCTCTCCGGTCCCAGGATGCCAAGCCATCCGTCACCTGCACCAGCCGCCATATTCACGCGCAGTTCGGCCTAGCTGTACAAAACAACCTACAAGTTAAGG atGATGAGTTCAGGATCCCGGTACATGATACTAAGGAAAAATGCGGCGTGAAATCGGTGCAAGAGGAAGACGGACAGCTGTCCTTCTACAGTCTTTATGACAGCTGCTATTCTCATATTGAG gGTGACTCAGTATTAGTGGCTCTGGAGGTACAAGTGGGGAAAGAAGGTCCGTGGTACCGGGTGAACATCAGTTGTCCTCTTAGTCAATACAAAGCTCCCGACCTTAAAC CCTGCTCCTTGGATGGAAACTTTGTGTTCTCAGTGAATACTTCAGACTTTCAGCTTCCCATTGCCCTCAGCAGCctcagggtcaaaggtcagccccAGTGTACCCCAGTAGCTACCAGCACAGACCAGGCAGTCTTCAAATTTGGGGTGACAGAGTGTGGCGCAAAGAGAGTG GTACTTGGGAAGGTGGTGAGGTATGAAGTGGAGGTAGAGGCACTGCCACTGGTTCTGACTGAAGCCAGAGATTCACCTTTCAG ACTGCAGGTCCGGTGTCTGTACGCTGGGTCAGTGAGGCTGCAGACCAGCCTGCTGTCCAAGGACCCCACTAAACCCCCTCTTGTCTCTGCAGTGGGAACTCCCAAAGTGAGGATGAGAATAGCTAGAG ATGGCTCCTTCTCCTCTTTTGTACCTGAGGACGAGCTGCCTTTGGAGCTGTCCCTGCGAACCCCTGTGCACGTGGAGGTGTCTTTTGCCAGGCCCTCCCAGAATCCTGGAGACTCTCTACGCCTGCGAGACTGCTTTGCCTTCCCAGCTTCCAGGCACTCACTCTGGACGCTGCtgcataatgg GTGTCCCAACCCTCTGGACAGTGAGAGGAGCTCTGTGCTCCTGGGTCGCTGGGGACAGTCTCTGTCTCAGGTCAGGAGGTTTGATGTGAAAACATTTGCCTTCATTGACCCCAAGACTGGAGAGCCAAGTATGGAAGAG CTGTATTTCTACTGCTGGGTGGAGATTTGTACAGAGGAAGAAGAATGTGAACAGCAGTGCCCAAccctgtgtgagtgtctgaTCCTCA CTCATGGCAGTGGTAGGATGAGGAGGGAGTACAAATCAGATCGAGTCTCACAACTTGTGTTCTTTGGCCCGGTTCTGTTGGGCCAGAACAGCAGCGGATGGGAGGAAATTCATGGGCCCGAGATTGCAGTTCCTGCCGCGATAG tgTATCAGATGTTGTCTGTatgctccctctctgtcaccTGTGCCTCCgctcttttcctcctcctcttttgtgTGTGGTCTAAAGCGAGGGAAAGCCGCCAAAGTCGCCGCTCACACGGGGAGCCGGGCATCGGCACGGAAACGGAGGTGGCCgcctctgtgattggctga
- the LOC118216328 gene encoding zona pellucida sperm-binding protein 4-like isoform X2, translating to MRLVVCAMLVFLAQGVQSGDFALRSQDAKPSVTCTSRHIHAQFGLAVQNNLQVKDDEFRIPVHDTKEKCGVKSVQEEDGQLSFYSLYDSCYSHIEGDSVLVALEVQVGKEGPWYRVNISCPLSQYKAPDLKLISGTCRIQKSLRVSCGPQGISRDACLKLGCCFCRFKSICYHRIDACSLDGNFVFSVNTSDFQLPIALSSLRVKGQPQCTPVATSTDQAVFKFGVTECGAKRVVLGKVVRYEVEVEALPLVLTEARDSPFRLQVRCLYAGSVRLQTSLLSKDPTKPPLVSAVGTPKVRMRIARDGSFSSFVPEDELPLELSLRTPVHVEVSFARPSQNPGDSLRLRDCFAFPASRHSLWTLLHNGCPNPLDSERSSVLLGRWGQSLSQVRRFDVKTFAFIDPKTGEPSMEELYFYCWVEICTEEEECEQQCPTLSHGSGRMRREYKSDRVSQLVFFGPVLLGQNSSGWEEIHGPEIAVPAAIVYQMLSVCSLSVTCASALFLLLFCVWSKARESRQSRRSHGEPGIGTETEVAASVIG from the exons atgaggcTGGTAGTGTGTGCGATGCTGGTTTTCCTAGCGCAGGGTGTCCAAAGCGGCGACTTTGCTCTCCGGTCCCAGGATGCCAAGCCATCCGTCACCTGCACCAGCCGCCATATTCACGCGCAGTTCGGCCTAGCTGTACAAAACAACCTACAAGTTAAGG atGATGAGTTCAGGATCCCGGTACATGATACTAAGGAAAAATGCGGCGTGAAATCGGTGCAAGAGGAAGACGGACAGCTGTCCTTCTACAGTCTTTATGACAGCTGCTATTCTCATATTGAG gGTGACTCAGTATTAGTGGCTCTGGAGGTACAAGTGGGGAAAGAAGGTCCGTGGTACCGGGTGAACATCAGTTGTCCTCTTAGTCAATACAAAGCTCCCGACCTTAAAC TGATTTCAGGAACTTGCAGAATACAGAAGTCCTTGAGGGTGTCCTGTGGACCCCAGGGCATCTCTCGAGATGCCTGTCTGAAACTTGGATGCTGCTTCTGCCGTTTTAAATCCATTTGTTATCACAGAATTGACG CCTGCTCCTTGGATGGAAACTTTGTGTTCTCAGTGAATACTTCAGACTTTCAGCTTCCCATTGCCCTCAGCAGCctcagggtcaaaggtcagccccAGTGTACCCCAGTAGCTACCAGCACAGACCAGGCAGTCTTCAAATTTGGGGTGACAGAGTGTGGCGCAAAGAGAGTG GTACTTGGGAAGGTGGTGAGGTATGAAGTGGAGGTAGAGGCACTGCCACTGGTTCTGACTGAAGCCAGAGATTCACCTTTCAG ACTGCAGGTCCGGTGTCTGTACGCTGGGTCAGTGAGGCTGCAGACCAGCCTGCTGTCCAAGGACCCCACTAAACCCCCTCTTGTCTCTGCAGTGGGAACTCCCAAAGTGAGGATGAGAATAGCTAGAG ATGGCTCCTTCTCCTCTTTTGTACCTGAGGACGAGCTGCCTTTGGAGCTGTCCCTGCGAACCCCTGTGCACGTGGAGGTGTCTTTTGCCAGGCCCTCCCAGAATCCTGGAGACTCTCTACGCCTGCGAGACTGCTTTGCCTTCCCAGCTTCCAGGCACTCACTCTGGACGCTGCtgcataatgg GTGTCCCAACCCTCTGGACAGTGAGAGGAGCTCTGTGCTCCTGGGTCGCTGGGGACAGTCTCTGTCTCAGGTCAGGAGGTTTGATGTGAAAACATTTGCCTTCATTGACCCCAAGACTGGAGAGCCAAGTATGGAAGAG CTGTATTTCTACTGCTGGGTGGAGATTTGTACAGAGGAAGAAGAATGTGAACAGCAGTGCCCAAccctgt CTCATGGCAGTGGTAGGATGAGGAGGGAGTACAAATCAGATCGAGTCTCACAACTTGTGTTCTTTGGCCCGGTTCTGTTGGGCCAGAACAGCAGCGGATGGGAGGAAATTCATGGGCCCGAGATTGCAGTTCCTGCCGCGATAG tgTATCAGATGTTGTCTGTatgctccctctctgtcaccTGTGCCTCCgctcttttcctcctcctcttttgtgTGTGGTCTAAAGCGAGGGAAAGCCGCCAAAGTCGCCGCTCACACGGGGAGCCGGGCATCGGCACGGAAACGGAGGTGGCCgcctctgtgattggctga